CGGCCTCATCGGCAAGGTCTCTCGCGTGATCGACGACAACGAAGTCGAGCTTGAAATTGCCCCCAATGTCAAAGTGCGGGTATCGCGGGCGCAGATTTCGGACGTGCGTTCCAAGGGCGAGCCGGTCAAGGATGCCGCCTGACGCATTTGCGTCTAACTAGAAAAGATAATCCTCGCCTATGCTGCGCTTTGCGACCTGGAAAGTTGTTTCGATCCTATCGGCGACCCTGCTCGCCGTCTTGGTGATCGCCCCGAGCCTGTTGTCGCCAGGCGCGCGCGCCGCGCTTGAGGCGCATGTGCCGAGCTGGCTTCCGATGCGCACCATCGTGCTCGGCCTCGATCTGCAAGGCGGCTCGCATGTCCTGCTCGAGGTCGATGCCGCCTCGGTCCTGAAAACCGAAGTCCAGAATCTGCGCGATGATACGCGGCGCCTGCTGCGCGAGCAGAAAATCCCGATCAGCGGCGGCGTCGCCATGCTGCAGAAGGGCGTGCAATTCCATCTGCTTGATGCGGCCGACGGCCAGAAGATCATGCCGAAGCTCAGCCAGCTTGCCCAGCCGATCGGCGGGACTTTGCTTGGCGGCACGGCGGCTCCGGGGCTCGATGTCAAAGATACGGGCAATGGCACGCTTCAATTGCTGGTGACGGACGACGCCCTCCACGACAAGGTGCGCCACGCGGTCGATCAATCGATCGAAGTGCTGCGACGCCGCGTCGATGCCCTGGGCACGACGGAGCCGAACATCCAGCGCCAGGGCGACGATCGTATTCTGGTCGAAGTGCCGGGGCTGCAAAACCCCGAGAAGCTGAAGCAAATTCTCGGCACGACCGCCAAACTCGAATTCCGCCTCGTCGGCCAGCCAAACGAGGACCCGAACGACGTTGAGCAGCTCGACCAGACCGAGGAACCCGGCAAGATACCGGTCGAAAAACAGGTCATGGTGCAGGGCGAGGATTTGACTGACGCGCAGCCGGGTTTCGATCCGCAGACCGGCGAAGCCATCGTCGATTTCCGCTTCAATATCCGCGGCGGCGAGCGATTCGGCGAAGTGACCTCCGCCAATGTTGGCCGGCCCTTCGCCATCGTACTCGACGGCAAGGTCATCTCTGCGCCAGTGATCCGGGGGCCGATCACGGGTGGCTCGGGACAGATTTCCGGCCATTTCACCACCGAGGCCGCCAACAATCTGGCGATCCTGCTGCGTGCCGGCGCGCTGCCCGCCAAGCTTACTATTGTCGAAGAGCGCACGGTGGGCCCGGGTCTCGGTCAGGATTCGATTGATGCCGGCAAGCGTGCCGCTTTCGTCGGCGCGGCGCTGGTGCTGGGCTATATGCTCATCACGTACGGCACGTTCGGCATTTTCGCGAATATCGCGCTCATCGTGCATATCGCCTTCATCTTCGCTGGCCTTATCCTGCTTGGTGCGACGCTGACGCTGCCCGGCATCGCCGGCATCGTGCTGACGATCGGTATGGCGGTCGACTCGAACGTGCTGATCTACGAACGTATCCGCGAGGAGGCCCATGCCGGGCGCTCGATCGTGTCGGCGCTCGACGCCGGTTTCAAACGCGCCTTTGCGACCATCGTCGACTCGAATGTCACGATGTTCGTTGCCGCCGCGATCCTTTATTTTCTCGGCACGGGGCCTGTGCGCGGCTTTGCCGTGTCGCTTGCGCTTGGCATTCTGACGACCATCGTGACCGCGGTGACGATGACGCGCATGATGATCGCGCTCTGGTATCAATATAAGCGGCCAACCAAGCTGCCTATTTAAGCGCATGATCTTCACCGAAAAGTCTGCAACTTTTCGGGATCATGCGATGGTTCGATCTAAGGTTTTGCGATGAAGCTGCTGCGCCTCGCCCCGGAGAATACCAAGTTCCCGTTCATGCGGTTTCGCCGCGTGAGCTATCCATTCTCCGCGTTCATGTCGATCGTCTCCGTTGCGTTGTTCCTGACGTTCGGGATGAATTTCGGTATCGATTTCTCCGGCGGTACGCTGATGGAGCTGCGCGCCAAGACGGGCGCCGCCGACATTTCCGCGATCCGCACCGAAATGCGCAAGCTCACGAGCGGCGACATCGAAGTGCAGGGCTTCGGCAGCCCATCCGACGTGTTGTTGCGTTTCGGCGTGCCGAAGGAAGGCGCGGCGGCGCAGGAGCAGACAGTTGCCGCGGTCAAGAACGCGCTCGGCAATCAATATGATTTCCGCCGTGTTGAAGTCGTGGGCCCACGCGTCTCCGGCGAGCTGGTGCAATCCGGTACGCTCGGCGTTGTCATCTCGATCATCGCGGTGCTGTGCTATCTCTGGTTCCGATTTGAATGGCAGTTTGCCGTCGGCGCGATCATCGCGACGATGCACGATCTTCTGCTGACTGTCGGCTTCTTCTCGCTGACGCGGCTCGAATTCAACACCACGTCCATCGCCGCGATTCTTACCATCGTCGGCTATTCGCTGAACGAGACGGTGGTTGTTCTCGACCGCATCCGCGAGATGCGGAAGAAATACCGCAAGATGCCGACCGATCAATTGATCGATCTTTCGGTCAATGCCGTCCTGCCACGCACGATCATGACGGCGACCACGGTTTTCCTTGCGTTGCTCTCGCTGGTCATTTTCGGCGGTGAGGTCATCCGCTCGTTCTCGCTCGCGATGATCTGGGGCATCTGCGTCGCGACCTATTCGTCGGTCTTCATCTGCTCGCCGATGCTGATCTATCTCGGCTTGCGCAATGTAAGCGCCGAACCGGCCCCGACGGGCGCGAAGGATTCGAAAGCCAGACCGGGCGCCGTCAAGACGGCGTAAGGAGCCGACGCATGTCCGGCCCAAAATATTCAGGCTTTTTGCCCGGCCGGCATGTGATCGAGGGCTATGGCAATTTCGGCTTCACCTTTGGCGGCATGTCGCATCGCGGCTCGATCCTGGCTCTCCCGTCCGGCATCTATGCCTGGGACGTGTTAGGGCCGGAAGATCTCGGCGTCGGCGCGTTGGCGCAGGTCTTCGCCGAACCGAAAGGTGAAATCGAACATCTGCTGATCGGCACCGGCGTGGAACTGCGGCCACTGGCCAAGGAACTCCGTGCTGCGCTCAATCGCGACGGAATTCGCGTCGAGCCGATGGCGACGGGGGCGGCGGCGCGGACCTATTCGATCCTGCTCGGTGAAAACCGTCGTGTCGCGGCGGCGCTGATCGCCGTGGCTTGAGCGGCGATGGATCACGCGGCCGATTACACATATTGCGAGGCACTCCTTCGGCGCAACGATCCCGACCGCTGGCTGGCAAGCCTGTTTCTGCCGGTGGCGTTGCGCTCGCATGTCGTCGCGCTCTATGCCTTTAGCGACGAGATCGCCCGCGTCCGCGCGCATGTGAGCGAGCCTTTGCTGGGTGAAATCCGCTTCCAATATTGGCGCGATGTGCTGACGGGCGAGCGCGGCGGGGATGCGCCGGTCGCGGCGGCGCTGGTCGATACGGTCGAGCGCTTCCGGCTGCCACGCGAAAAACTCATCAGCCTCATCGATGCGCGCCTGTTCGATCTCTACGACGCGCCGATGCCGAGCGTCACGGCCCTCGAATCCTACGCCGCGGCGACGGCGGGGTCGTTATTTCAACTCGCGGCGTTCATCCTCGATCCCGCGGCCGACGTCGCGGCGGCATCGCGGCACGCGGGGATCGCCTATGCCGTTACTGGCCTTTTGCGCGGGCTGCCTTGGCAAGTTGCTGCCGGGCAGACCTATGTGCCGCGCGAGCTTTACGCTGGCTCGGACTTGAAGACCGATCGCCCGGCGCTCGATGCCGCCTTGGCAAAGCTGCGGGTGCTGGTGCGTCAGAATCTGGCCGCTTTGGCTACCGAGCCTGCCACCAAATCCGGGCAGGCGGCGCCGGCGTTTCTCCCCGCCGCGCTGTGCGAGCTTTACCTACCGCAGATGGAAAAGCCGGGCTACGATCCGCTCGCGACCCTCGTCGAGGTTCCGCAATGGCGGCGCCAGTGGCGACTCTGGCGCGCGGCGCGGAAAATCGTCTAGCTGGCGCTTGCCGGTTTGCAGGATGCCGGGAATGGTCTAGAAGGCCGAATGTTCAGAAAAGCTTCATCCGCGGCCCGAATTATCAGCCCGGCCGGCGCCTAAGCCAGCGCGTCGCCGGGCGTTGCGTAGTCTTCCGCGGCTCTGCCGCACGATCAGGCCTTTGCACAGATGAATGAACAGACACGGGCGGCCAAGAAGGCCGAAGGCCCGGATTATTCAAAAAGCCTCTATCTGCCGCAGACGGATTTCCCGATGCGCGCCGGTCTGCCGCAGAAGGAGCCGGAATTGCTCGCGCGTTGGCGTGAGATCGAGCTGTACCGGCGCCTGCGCGAAGCCGGGCAGGGACGGCCGAAATTCGTCCTCCACGACGGGCCGCCTTACGCCAATGGCAACATCCATATCGGTCATGCGCTGAATAAAATCCTGAAAGACCTCGTCACGCGCTCGCAGCAGATGACGGGCAAGGATTCGAACTACGTGCCGGGCTGGGATTGTCACGGCCTGCCGATCGAATGGAAGATCGAGGAAGAATATCGCGCCAAGGGCAAGAACAAGGACGAGGTGCCGATCATCGAATTCCGCCGCCAGTGCCGCGCCTTTGCCGCGCATTGGGTCGATGTGCAACGCGAGCAATTCAAGCGCCTCGGCGTCATTGGCGATTGGGATCATCCCTACGAGACGATGACATTTCCGGCCGAGGCGCAGATCGCCCGCGAGATCATGAAATTCGCCGAAAATGGTACGCTCTATCGCGGCTCGAAGCCAGTGATGTGGAGCGTCGTCGAAAAGACCGCGCTGGCCGAAGCCGAAGTCGAATACGAAGACCATGTCAGCGATACAATCTACGTAGCGTTTCCGGTCACTTCTGTCGGCAATGTTCGCGTTGTTGGCGAGGGCATCAGCGTCGGGCAAAAACGCGCCCTCCTTAACGAGGCGAAGATCGTCATCTGGACGACGACGCCTTGGACCATCCCTGCGAACCGCGCGATCAGCTATTCGTCGAAGATCGCGTATGGGATTTATCGCGTCACCGCCGCGCCAGAGAGCAATTGGGCGAAGATTGGGGCGACCTTTCTCCTCGCCGACGCGCTCGCCGACAGTGTGCTGAAAGCTGCGAAGGTTGAGGCTTACGAGAAAGTCACGCCCGTCTATGCGGAAGAGCTTCTTGGCATAACCGCGGCGCATCCGCTCGCTCGCACGTTGCTAGGTTATGACTTTGACGTGCCGCTTTTCGACGGCGATCATGTCACGGATGATACTGGCACGGGCTTCGTCCATACTGCCCCCGGCCACGGCCGCGACGACTTCGAGATTTGGATGGCGCACGGCCGCGAACTGGCGGTGCGTGGAATCGAAACGCGGCTTCCTTACACGGTCGATGCCGACGGCTTCCTGACGAAAGACGCGCCGGGCTTTACCGGCAAGCGCGTCATCGACGACAAGGGCAACAAGGGCGATGCCAACGAGGCGGTGATCAAGGCTTTGATTGAGGCCGGCGCGTTGATCGCGCGCGGCCGTCTGAAGCATCAATATCCGCATTCCTGGCGCTCGAAGAAGCCGCTCATCTTCCGCAATACGCCGCAATGGTTCATTGCGCTGGATAAACCCATCGAAGGTCTCGGCGGAAAGACGCAGGGCAGCAACGGCGGCCCGTCGCTGCGCGAGATCGCGCTCGATGAAATCGCCCGCACGCAATGGTTCCCGGCGCAAGGCGAGAACCGGATCACCGGTATGGTTGCCGGGCGCCCGGATTGGGTCGTCTCGCGTCAGCGTGCCTGGGGTGTGCCGATTGCGATTTTCGTGCGCAAGGAGACGAGCGACATTCTTGTCGATGCACGGGTTAACGCACGCATTGCAGAGGCTTTCGAGCAAGAAGGCGCCGACGCCTGGTTTGCGCCCGATGCTGCCGCACGTTTTCTTGCGCCTGACTACGATCCGAACGATTTCGACAAGATCGACGATGTCCTCGATGTCTGGTTCGATTCAGGCTCGACGCATGCCTTCACGTTGGAAGACGCGAAAGACTTTCCTGGCCTCGCCGGTATCAAGCGCACGCGCGACGGCGGCCGCGATGCCGTGATGTATCTTGAAGGGTCGGACCAGCATCGCGGCTGGTTTCAATCCTCACTGCTCGAAAGCTGCGGCACGCGCGGCCGCGCGCCGTTCGATGCGGTGCTGACGCATGGCTTCGTCCTCGATGAGAAGGGCCAGAAAATGGCCAAGTCCGTTGGCAATGTCGTCGCGCCGCAGACGGTTATCGCGCAATCGGGCGCCGACATTCTGCGCTTCTGGGTCGCGGCCTCCGATTATTCCGATGACCTGCGCATTGGCCCGGAGATTTTGAAGACCTTCGTCGAAACGTATCGCAAGCTGCGCAACACGATCCGCTGGATGCTCGGCTCGCTGGCGCATTACGACGCGGCGGCGAAGCAGCTCACCGTTACGGACATGCCGGAACTTGAACGGCTGATGCTGCATCGGCTCGCCGAACTCGACACGGATATACGCGAGGCGTATGCGCGCTTTGATTACAAGCGTGTCGTCGCGCGGCTATCGGTATTTTTGAATACCGACCTTTCGGCGTTCTATTTCGACATTCGCAAGGACACGCTCTATTGCGATCCGCCGTCGAGCCTGAAACGCCATGCGTCGCTTGCCGCGATCGAGCAGATTTTCCGCGCCGTCACTTTATGGCTTGCACCGATCCTCGCTTTCACCTGCGAGGAGGCGTGGCTGTCGCGCTATCCAGAAGCAACGTCGATCCATCTTGAAGCCTTTCCGCAAATTCCGGCGGAATGGCGCGACGACGCACTGGCGGCGAAATGGGAGAAAATCCGCCGCGTTCGGTCCGTTGTTACAGGCGCGCTGGAGATTGAGCGTGGACAGAAGCGCATCGGCTCGTCGCTCGAAGCCGCCCCGGCCGTCTATATTGCCGATCCCGATTTGCGCGCGGCGGTGACCGGGACCGACTTTGCTGAGGTCTGCATCACGTCGGATATTGCCGTCGAAGCCGGGGAGGGGCCGGCGGAGGCTTTCCGCCTGTCGGATATCGCCGGCGTCGCGGTCGTTCCGGCGCAGGCTCCGGGCCGTAAATGTGCGCGTTCGTGGAAAATCTCGACGCTCGTTGGCAGTGATGCAGAATTCCCGGATGTGACGCCGCGTGATGCACAGGCGTTGCGCGAACTCGCCTCGGCGGGACTTTGGCCATGAGCGCGCAAGCGGATGGCAGCTTGCCGGTGAGTCAACAATCATCGCTGGTTCGCGTCCGGGCGGTCGGCCTGCTCACCGCGCTCGCCACATTCGTCCTCGATCAGGGCAACAAGCTTTGGCTCATTTTCGGCTATGGCATTGCGGCTCATCAGCCGATCCATCTGGCGCCCTTCTTCGACGTGATTTTTCTGAAAAACCCGGGAATTTCCTATTCCCTGCTGACGGCGAGTTCGGCTTTCGGCCGCTGGGCGCTGCTTGTCATCGCTTTGGTGGCGACCGCGTGTCTTATTCTATGGCTGTGGCGGACGCGCTTGATCCTGACCGGCTTTGGCCTCGGGCTGATCATCGGCGGCGCGGTCGGCAACGCGGCCGATCGGCTGGCCTATGGGTATGTTGCTGATTTTTATCACTTTCATGTCGGCAGCTTTTCCTGGTATGTATTCAATCTCGCAGACGTGGCGATCTGTATCGGGGTGGGTCTGCTGGTACTTGAAGGGTTGACCGAAAAGCCCCGGGCAAATGATGCGGCCGAATAGGCCGGCTTGCCAACAAATCGCCGTGAATTGTGGGATTATGAGAGATTGCCGACAGCGGCGAAGGAGATGTGCCTTGCCCTTCGATTCACGTAGAACCCGCAACCTTGTTGCCGCGACGAGTGGTGTTGCGCTTGCCGCTTTGCTTGCCGCAAGTCCCGCGCGCGCTGATGGCGATATGTGGAATTCCATGCTGGGCTGGGTCGGGATGGGACACAAATCGGCCGCCGCGACCGAGGGACCCGACGACGGCGCGATCGATTACACGCCGAAGCCGGCGCTCGTCGTGCCGCCGAAGATGGATTTGCCCCCGCCGCAGGCGGCGACATCGACCCCGGCCGATTGGCCGCATGACCCGGACGCTACCGCGCGCGCAAAAGCCGAGGCTGACTCACGGCGTCCGGCGCCATCCAGCGATTCAACCTCTAACAATTCTGTTGGGGACTTTGTGGCCGACGCCGACAAGGCGAAGCCGGACAACGGCAACGGCGAGAGCGAGTCTTGCACCAATACAGCCGGCAAACCGATCTGCTTTTATGGACCGTCCGATCTCATGAAGTTCACCAAGGGTTGGAATATGGGCGGTCTGTTCAGCACCCATGCCGAGGATACGTCGAAGTTGCGGATCGGCTCGGAGCCCCCGCGCGAATATCTGATCCAGCCGCCGCCGGGCTACCAAATGCCGAAGGTGAAGGACGAGGACGACAGCGACGCGGATAGCGACACCGATACGTCGAAATATGATTCGGTCGATGTTGGCGCGCCGCGCCATCATCATCACAGCAGCACCGATTCCAGCACCGCAAATTAGGCCTTCAGCGGTATAGATCGGATCGGTGGCTAGCTTCGGCGATAGCCGGAGAGGCTAGGGCTTGTCCGGCGTCCGGCCCAGAAGCTTTGCCATCTCTTCCTCGAGCGAAACCATCAAGTCTTCGGCGCCCGGCGTGGGTGCGGCGGAGGCTTCGTCCTTGGGCGTCGCAGGGGCGGGCAGAGCGAATTCGAGGTCCGTCGCGGGCTTGTTTTCGACGACGGGGGGTACGGGCGTCGTCGGGCTCGGGTCACGCGGCCGGATTGGCTGGGTAAAACTCGGGCCTGCTGGGCGCGACTGCGGTTGTCCCGGGTTTTGGTTCGGGCGCCAGCGCATGAAACCTTGCGTCGTAGCCTGCGAGGGGGCTTGCCCCCCTTCTGCAGGGCCGGTTACGGGCTTGGCAGGAAGCGTCGCCTCAGCACTCGGCAGAGCCGGCTCCATGGCTACTGGCGGTGCGGCAGGTGTTGGCGGAAATGGCGCGGGCGCCGGTTTGACGTCGGGTCGCAGCGGGGGCGTTGTCCGTCGCGGGCTGACCGGTGTCGCGAGCGGCGCGCGGGCTATTGATTGAACCGGTGCGGAAGTGACGGGCGTGACGATGGTCGGCGTGACCGGCGGAATCTGGCGTGCCGTAACCGGCTCTTCGGCAGGGGCTTCGGGGACGAAGGGCGGTAGCGGCAATTGTGGTTCGACACTCGTCGGCTTCAACGGTTGCACCGCGGGCAATTGCACGGCCTCAAAATCTTTTTCGCGTGGCTTATCGCGATCCTTGTCGCGCTGGCGCGGCTCGCGCGCTTCGGCCCGGACGATCTGCGACTCTATCAACATATCGTTGGGGCCGCCGATCATGATGAGATGTTCGACGTTGTCACGCCGCACGATGACGAGCTGGCGCTGGCGGTCGAGATCGAAAGCATCGACGATGCCGAGCCGCAATTGCCGGCCGCGTGCGCCAGACATCCTCAAGCGGCGGCCAAAGGCCAGGCGAAAGACGAGCAGAACGAGGAGCGCCGCGACGATCAGCGCAACGGCAGCCGCGCCATAGGCCAGAGCCTTGTTTCCACTGAGCCAACTCAAGCCTTGCATGAGCTTGTCTAATCCCCGATTTTGGGCACGCTTGGCCCTTCCAGTCGCTTTAGGCCAATTCCGCAAACCGGGCGAGTTTGCCGAGGTTCCGAAAATGCCCGAATTCGATTATTCTAACATGCCGCCACGTTGCCGCGCGGACGAGGTTAATAAATGGTTAACGCGCCCCTGTGGCGCTGTGCGGACGACCTTAACGTCACGCGACTTTTGCGCAAGTGTCGCCTCAATCTCTCCCCGCGCCGGGTCGAGCGGGAAAAAGGCCATCGCGCGCATTGCAAACAACCACCGTGGGTTCCATTCTCCCGAATCGCAGGCAGCGCGCCGAATCGCGGCCGTGCCGCCGCATGATGAGGTGACGTTTGACCGACCAGCCGACCACCGCTGCCTTCGACCGCACGGAGCGTGCCGGCAGCCCGGGCCTTGTACTGCTTTTCGCGGCTTGTCTTGTCGGCCCGATCGCCGCCTTTTCCGTTCTGCCGAAGGATCAGGCCGGCACGATGGTGATCGGCCTTTTGACTATCCTGGCGGTCATCGGAATTTTCGCGCTGTTCGGCTACGCGGTCGGCTTTTTTCAATTTTCCGGGCAGGCGGCGCGCAATGATCTGACGCGTCTCATCTGCGATAGCGAGCCGGAAGGCGCCATCGTCACCGACAATGCCGGCAAGATCCTTTACGCCAACGAAGCCTATATGCGGCTCTCCGGTGCGCGCGATGTAAGCCAGCTCAAGGCCGTCGAGCGGCTGCTCTCGGGGCCGTCCGATGTTTCGGAATCGATTTACCGGCTCGCGCAAGCCGCGCGTGAAGGCAAACGCAACACCGAGGAATTACGGCTGGCGCCGCCGCTGACGGGCGACAGCGAAGTTGGCTGGTATCGCGTGCGCGTACGGCCGCTGAATTTTTCCGGCGCCAAACGCGCCACGCTCTGGAGCGTCGCCGACGTGACGCGCGAGCGCGAGCGGCACGAAAACGTCTT
This Methylovirgula sp. DNA region includes the following protein-coding sequences:
- the secD gene encoding protein translocase subunit SecD; protein product: MLRFATWKVVSILSATLLAVLVIAPSLLSPGARAALEAHVPSWLPMRTIVLGLDLQGGSHVLLEVDAASVLKTEVQNLRDDTRRLLREQKIPISGGVAMLQKGVQFHLLDAADGQKIMPKLSQLAQPIGGTLLGGTAAPGLDVKDTGNGTLQLLVTDDALHDKVRHAVDQSIEVLRRRVDALGTTEPNIQRQGDDRILVEVPGLQNPEKLKQILGTTAKLEFRLVGQPNEDPNDVEQLDQTEEPGKIPVEKQVMVQGEDLTDAQPGFDPQTGEAIVDFRFNIRGGERFGEVTSANVGRPFAIVLDGKVISAPVIRGPITGGSGQISGHFTTEAANNLAILLRAGALPAKLTIVEERTVGPGLGQDSIDAGKRAAFVGAALVLGYMLITYGTFGIFANIALIVHIAFIFAGLILLGATLTLPGIAGIVLTIGMAVDSNVLIYERIREEAHAGRSIVSALDAGFKRAFATIVDSNVTMFVAAAILYFLGTGPVRGFAVSLALGILTTIVTAVTMTRMMIALWYQYKRPTKLPI
- the secF gene encoding protein translocase subunit SecF; the protein is MKLLRLAPENTKFPFMRFRRVSYPFSAFMSIVSVALFLTFGMNFGIDFSGGTLMELRAKTGAADISAIRTEMRKLTSGDIEVQGFGSPSDVLLRFGVPKEGAAAQEQTVAAVKNALGNQYDFRRVEVVGPRVSGELVQSGTLGVVISIIAVLCYLWFRFEWQFAVGAIIATMHDLLLTVGFFSLTRLEFNTTSIAAILTIVGYSLNETVVVLDRIREMRKKYRKMPTDQLIDLSVNAVLPRTIMTATTVFLALLSLVIFGGEVIRSFSLAMIWGICVATYSSVFICSPMLIYLGLRNVSAEPAPTGAKDSKARPGAVKTA
- a CDS encoding MTH938/NDUFAF3 family protein, translated to MSGPKYSGFLPGRHVIEGYGNFGFTFGGMSHRGSILALPSGIYAWDVLGPEDLGVGALAQVFAEPKGEIEHLLIGTGVELRPLAKELRAALNRDGIRVEPMATGAAARTYSILLGENRRVAAALIAVA
- a CDS encoding phytoene/squalene synthase family protein; translated protein: MDHAADYTYCEALLRRNDPDRWLASLFLPVALRSHVVALYAFSDEIARVRAHVSEPLLGEIRFQYWRDVLTGERGGDAPVAAALVDTVERFRLPREKLISLIDARLFDLYDAPMPSVTALESYAAATAGSLFQLAAFILDPAADVAAASRHAGIAYAVTGLLRGLPWQVAAGQTYVPRELYAGSDLKTDRPALDAALAKLRVLVRQNLAALATEPATKSGQAAPAFLPAALCELYLPQMEKPGYDPLATLVEVPQWRRQWRLWRAARKIV
- the ileS gene encoding isoleucine--tRNA ligase translates to MNEQTRAAKKAEGPDYSKSLYLPQTDFPMRAGLPQKEPELLARWREIELYRRLREAGQGRPKFVLHDGPPYANGNIHIGHALNKILKDLVTRSQQMTGKDSNYVPGWDCHGLPIEWKIEEEYRAKGKNKDEVPIIEFRRQCRAFAAHWVDVQREQFKRLGVIGDWDHPYETMTFPAEAQIAREIMKFAENGTLYRGSKPVMWSVVEKTALAEAEVEYEDHVSDTIYVAFPVTSVGNVRVVGEGISVGQKRALLNEAKIVIWTTTPWTIPANRAISYSSKIAYGIYRVTAAPESNWAKIGATFLLADALADSVLKAAKVEAYEKVTPVYAEELLGITAAHPLARTLLGYDFDVPLFDGDHVTDDTGTGFVHTAPGHGRDDFEIWMAHGRELAVRGIETRLPYTVDADGFLTKDAPGFTGKRVIDDKGNKGDANEAVIKALIEAGALIARGRLKHQYPHSWRSKKPLIFRNTPQWFIALDKPIEGLGGKTQGSNGGPSLREIALDEIARTQWFPAQGENRITGMVAGRPDWVVSRQRAWGVPIAIFVRKETSDILVDARVNARIAEAFEQEGADAWFAPDAAARFLAPDYDPNDFDKIDDVLDVWFDSGSTHAFTLEDAKDFPGLAGIKRTRDGGRDAVMYLEGSDQHRGWFQSSLLESCGTRGRAPFDAVLTHGFVLDEKGQKMAKSVGNVVAPQTVIAQSGADILRFWVAASDYSDDLRIGPEILKTFVETYRKLRNTIRWMLGSLAHYDAAAKQLTVTDMPELERLMLHRLAELDTDIREAYARFDYKRVVARLSVFLNTDLSAFYFDIRKDTLYCDPPSSLKRHASLAAIEQIFRAVTLWLAPILAFTCEEAWLSRYPEATSIHLEAFPQIPAEWRDDALAAKWEKIRRVRSVVTGALEIERGQKRIGSSLEAAPAVYIADPDLRAAVTGTDFAEVCITSDIAVEAGEGPAEAFRLSDIAGVAVVPAQAPGRKCARSWKISTLVGSDAEFPDVTPRDAQALRELASAGLWP
- the lspA gene encoding signal peptidase II, which translates into the protein MSAQADGSLPVSQQSSLVRVRAVGLLTALATFVLDQGNKLWLIFGYGIAAHQPIHLAPFFDVIFLKNPGISYSLLTASSAFGRWALLVIALVATACLILWLWRTRLILTGFGLGLIIGGAVGNAADRLAYGYVADFYHFHVGSFSWYVFNLADVAICIGVGLLVLEGLTEKPRANDAAE